One stretch of Armigeres subalbatus isolate Guangzhou_Male chromosome 2, GZ_Asu_2, whole genome shotgun sequence DNA includes these proteins:
- the LOC134216833 gene encoding UDP-galactose transporter senju-like → MTNSRINWGELFPSKKSIFIFVTYMSLFVGQGILVTASQRADNSYSYNTVLVVLLTEVLKLIISTVLYCREHTIKTLVLKVVEGSDVLLLYFVPAFLYCLYNNLAFVNLSTFDPTTYYLLLQLRVVITGVLFQVIFKKSLSRKQWFSLCLLTVGCMLKQWNFSLSTTANDQGDKLPVDADAGGTFRGKNISGFDLSFSAILILVQTVCSCLAGVYNEYLLKGKGSDINIYVQNVFMYLDSIVCNLLILMFRGELAAVVTKDHLLEVFRLEVLVIMINNAAIGIITSFFLKYMNSILKTFASALELMFTALLSYLLFSIPIYLNTALAIFVVSYAIYLYSLNPVVNLASKSGSGSIRDKDESRKALMSRDDDDDIELQMEEV, encoded by the exons ATGACAAACTCACGGATCAACTGGGGCGAACTGTTCCCCAGCAAGAAGAGTATTTTTATATTCGTCACTTACATGTCGCTGTTTGTCGGTCAGG GAATTCTTGTGACTGCTTCCCAGAGGGCTGATAACAGCTACAGCTATAATACGGTGCTGGTCGTGCTACTGACCGAAGTATTGAAGTTAATTATTTCCACCGTGCTTTACTGTCGAGA gcaTACAATCAAAACGCTGGTTTTAAAAGTGGTTGAAGGCAGCGATGTTTTATTGTTGTACTTCGTACCTGCATTTTTATACTGTTTGTACAACAATCTTGCCTTCGTGAATCTCTCCACGTTTGATCCGACGACCTATTATCTTCTACTGCAACTCCGGGTTGTTATAACCGGGGTCTTGTTTCAGGTGATCTTCAAGAAATCTTTGAGTAGGAAGCAATGGTTTTCCCTGTGTCTGCTAACCGTTGGATGCATGTTGAAACAATGGAACTTTTCCTTGTCAACAACTGCTAATGACCAAGGTGATAAACTTCCGGTTGACGCGGATGCCGGAGGTACGTTCCGAGGAAAGAACATATCCGGATTTGATCTCAGCTTCAGTGCCATTCTCATCTTGGTGCAAACGGTTTGCTCCTGTCTGGCTGGAGTCTACAATGAGTACCTACTTAAGGGGAAGGGATCTGACATCAATATCTACGTCCAGAACGTGTTCATGTATCTGGACTCGATTGTATGCAATCTGCTGATACTGATGTTCCGGGGTGAATTGGCCGCAGTCGTCACCAAAGATCACCTATTAGAGGTGTTCCGTTTAGAAGTGCTCGTTATAATGATCAACAATGCAGCCATCGGCATTATCACCAGTTTTTTCCTGAAGTATATGAACTCGATCCTAAAAACGTTCGCCAGTGCCCTGGAGTTGATGTTCACTGCCCTGCTGAGCTACCTTCTGTTCTCAATTCCAATCTACTTGAATACCGCTCTGGCGATATTCGTTGTGTCTTACGCGATATATCTGTACTCTCTGAATCCGGTGGTTAATCTTGCCAGCAAGTCAGGATCGGGCAGTATCCGGGACAAGGACGAAAGCCGCAAAGCCTTGATGAGTCGAGATGATGACGACGATATCGAACTTCAGATGGAAGAAGTTTAG